Proteins encoded in a region of the Streptomyces sp. NBC_00310 genome:
- the gndA gene encoding NADP-dependent phosphogluconate dehydrogenase: MSTSAQIGVTGLAVMGSNLARNFARNGYTVAVHNRSAAKTHALIKEHGHEGDFIAAETAKDFVQALERPRRLVVMVKAGGPTDAVIEEFAPLLEPGDMIIDGGNAHFADTRRREAALREQGIHFVGAGISGGEEGALNGPSIMPGGPVESYDSLGPMLEKISAKASDGAPCVTHVGPDGAGHFVKMVHNGIEYADMQLIGEAYQLLRDVAGYTPAQIAEIFRTWNTGRLDSYLIEITAEVLAHVDEATGKPFVDVVVDQAEQKGTGRWTVQIALDLGVPVSGIAEAVFARSLSGHASLREASRSLAGPKATPLSAAEAGAFADRVEQALYASKIVSYTQGFHEIDAARDEYDWNIDLGKVASIWRGGCIIRAAFLDRIRAAYDARPDLPSLLSDETFAQEIAAAQDDWREVLVAATRQGVPTPGFAAALAYYDALRAERLPAALTQGQRDFFGAHTYRRVDREGSFHTLWGQGRGEVEA; encoded by the coding sequence ATGAGCACTTCAGCCCAGATCGGCGTCACCGGCCTCGCGGTCATGGGGAGCAACCTCGCCCGCAACTTCGCCCGCAACGGCTACACGGTCGCCGTCCACAACCGCTCCGCGGCGAAGACCCACGCGCTGATCAAGGAGCACGGGCACGAGGGCGACTTCATCGCGGCCGAGACCGCCAAGGACTTCGTACAGGCACTGGAGCGGCCCCGGCGCCTGGTCGTCATGGTGAAGGCGGGCGGACCGACGGACGCGGTGATCGAGGAGTTCGCGCCGCTCCTGGAGCCCGGCGACATGATCATCGACGGTGGCAACGCGCACTTCGCCGACACCCGCCGCCGCGAGGCCGCGCTGCGCGAGCAGGGCATCCACTTCGTCGGCGCGGGCATCTCCGGCGGCGAGGAGGGCGCGCTCAACGGGCCGAGCATCATGCCGGGCGGTCCGGTCGAGTCCTACGACTCCCTCGGCCCGATGCTGGAGAAGATCTCCGCGAAGGCCTCCGACGGCGCGCCGTGCGTCACGCACGTGGGGCCGGACGGAGCCGGGCACTTCGTGAAGATGGTCCACAACGGCATCGAGTACGCCGACATGCAGCTGATCGGCGAGGCCTACCAGCTGCTGCGCGACGTGGCCGGTTACACCCCCGCGCAGATCGCCGAGATCTTCCGCACCTGGAACACCGGCCGGCTCGACTCGTATCTGATCGAGATCACGGCCGAGGTGCTGGCGCACGTGGACGAGGCCACGGGCAAGCCGTTCGTGGACGTGGTCGTCGACCAGGCGGAGCAGAAGGGCACCGGCCGCTGGACCGTCCAGATCGCGCTGGACCTGGGCGTTCCGGTGTCCGGCATCGCCGAGGCCGTCTTCGCGCGCTCCCTGTCCGGCCACGCGTCGCTGCGCGAGGCCTCCCGCTCGCTGGCCGGCCCGAAGGCCACCCCGCTCAGCGCGGCCGAGGCGGGTGCCTTCGCCGACCGGGTCGAGCAGGCGCTGTACGCCTCCAAGATCGTGTCGTACACCCAGGGCTTCCACGAGATCGACGCGGCCCGCGACGAGTACGACTGGAACATCGACCTGGGCAAGGTCGCCTCGATCTGGCGCGGCGGCTGCATCATCCGGGCGGCCTTCCTCGACCGCATCCGCGCCGCGTACGACGCCCGGCCCGACCTGCCGAGCCTGCTCTCCGACGAGACGTTCGCCCAGGAGATCGCGGCGGCGCAGGACGACTGGCGTGAGGTGCTGGTGGCCGCGACGCGCCAGGGTGTCCCGACGCCCGGGTTCGCGGCGGCGCTGGCGTACTACGACGCGCTGCGTGCCGAGCGGCTGCCTGCGGCGCTCACGCAGGGGCAGCGGGACTTCTTCGGGGCGCACACGTACCGGCGGGTGGACCGGGAGGGGTCGTTCCACACGCTGTGGGGGCAGGGCCGCGGTGAGGTCGAAGCCTAA
- the glgA gene encoding glycogen synthase yields the protein MRVGLLTREYPPDVYGGAGVHVEFLAHELRALVDLDVHCWGEGAGGGVVRHRPWSTLDAANDALRTFSVDLSIAAGLEGRELVHSHTWYANLAGHFGKLLHGIPHVMTAHSLEPLRPWKAEQLGGGYALSSWAERTAIESADAVIAVSGAMRDDILGCYPALDPAKLHVVHNGIDTSLYQPDHGTAVLDRLGVDSARPYVLFVGRITRQKGVPHLLRAVRDIDPAVQVVLCAGAPDTPEIDQEFRDLFAELSRAREGLFWIPQMLPRPDVIQLLTHAAVFVCPSVYEPLGIVNLEAMACGTAVVASRVGGIPEVVEDGVTGLLVSTEDDFEAQLTRALDAVLADPGAAARMGQAGRERAVREFGWDAVARRTAQLYEEVLKQG from the coding sequence GTGCGAGTCGGCCTGCTGACCCGGGAGTATCCGCCCGACGTCTACGGTGGCGCGGGCGTCCATGTCGAGTTCCTCGCCCACGAGTTGAGAGCCCTCGTCGACCTGGACGTGCACTGCTGGGGCGAGGGCGCGGGCGGCGGCGTCGTACGCCACCGGCCCTGGTCCACGCTCGACGCCGCCAACGACGCGCTGCGCACCTTCTCCGTGGACCTCTCCATCGCGGCCGGTCTCGAAGGCCGCGAACTGGTCCACTCGCACACCTGGTACGCCAACCTCGCCGGCCACTTCGGCAAGCTGCTGCACGGCATCCCGCATGTGATGACCGCCCACTCGCTGGAGCCGCTGCGCCCCTGGAAGGCCGAGCAGCTGGGCGGCGGCTACGCCCTGTCCAGCTGGGCCGAGCGCACCGCGATCGAGTCCGCCGACGCGGTGATCGCCGTCTCCGGTGCCATGCGCGACGACATCCTCGGCTGCTATCCCGCGCTGGACCCGGCGAAGCTCCACGTCGTGCACAACGGCATCGACACCTCCCTCTACCAGCCGGACCACGGCACGGCCGTCCTCGACCGCCTCGGCGTCGACTCCGCCCGGCCGTACGTCCTCTTCGTCGGCCGTATCACCCGGCAGAAGGGCGTGCCCCACCTGCTGCGCGCCGTGCGGGACATCGATCCGGCGGTGCAGGTCGTGCTCTGCGCGGGGGCGCCCGACACTCCGGAGATAGACCAGGAGTTCCGCGATCTGTTCGCGGAGCTGAGCCGTGCGCGCGAGGGCCTGTTCTGGATCCCGCAGATGCTCCCGCGCCCGGACGTGATCCAGCTCCTCACGCACGCCGCCGTGTTCGTCTGTCCGTCGGTGTACGAGCCGTTGGGTATCGTCAACCTGGAGGCCATGGCCTGCGGCACGGCCGTGGTGGCCTCGCGGGTCGGCGGTATCCCGGAGGTGGTGGAGGACGGCGTCACGGGCCTCCTCGTGTCGACGGAGGACGACTTCGAGGCTCAGCTGACCCGCGCCCTCGACGCGGTGCTCGCCGACCCCGGTGCGGCCGCCCGGATGGGCCAGGCCGGGCGGGAGCGCGCGGTGCGCGAGTTCGGCTGGGACGCGGTCGCCCGGCGGACGGCCCAGCTTTACGAGGAAGTCCTCAAACAGGGGTAG
- a CDS encoding (2Fe-2S)-binding protein, giving the protein MDHDPGLSALSALGGFFVLRTGEPPHGPPPTLAEAYAARDADVEPEVYANPVIFRVRKVARSVRAPEPRVAASLAHLGFAARLWSVALGAAALYGRVPDLDPRLLRWDADASAPDDLWLTEVRSLPAERIGEVVRDGHLVPLAAALRAQLPLSERLLWGNAASALMGAVRQIDRWAAANGRTREASRARALAADLFAQPDLAGTLDPATHRRRSCCLYYRLPGGGLCGDCCFDRPPGAPPSHGPRA; this is encoded by the coding sequence GTGGACCACGACCCGGGCCTCTCCGCCCTCTCGGCACTCGGCGGCTTCTTCGTCCTACGCACGGGCGAACCGCCGCACGGGCCGCCGCCCACGCTGGCGGAAGCCTATGCGGCACGCGATGCCGATGTGGAACCGGAGGTTTACGCGAATCCCGTAATTTTCCGCGTCCGGAAAGTCGCGAGGAGTGTGCGGGCTCCCGAGCCGCGGGTGGCCGCCTCCCTCGCCCACCTCGGCTTCGCCGCCCGCCTGTGGTCGGTGGCTCTCGGGGCGGCCGCCCTGTACGGCCGCGTCCCCGACCTCGACCCCCGCCTCCTGCGCTGGGACGCGGACGCGAGCGCCCCGGACGACCTGTGGCTGACCGAGGTGCGGAGCCTGCCCGCAGAGCGGATCGGCGAGGTCGTACGGGACGGCCATCTCGTACCGCTGGCGGCGGCTCTGCGCGCTCAACTGCCCCTGTCCGAGCGCCTGTTGTGGGGCAACGCGGCATCCGCGCTGATGGGCGCCGTGCGCCAGATCGACCGCTGGGCCGCCGCCAACGGCCGCACGCGGGAGGCGAGTCGGGCCCGCGCGCTGGCCGCCGACCTGTTCGCGCAGCCCGACCTGGCCGGCACGCTGGACCCGGCGACCCACCGCCGCCGCAGCTGCTGTCTCTACTACCGACTGCCCGGCGGCGGGCTGTGCGGCGACTGCTGCTTCGACCGGCCGCCCGGCGCGCCACCCTCCCACGGTCCGCGCGCCTGA
- a CDS encoding SpoIIE family protein phosphatase translates to MPERETRTGNGRQDRITAAPGGLLDVLRVAALVLGSDGRIALWSPEAESLLGFSAAEALGQDAGALLVAPENRARAHELFDRVRTGARWAGVFPVRHKDGSTRRVEFRTMPLRDARGDIHALGLGTDAETVRNVERDLALSHILVSQSPVGIAVFDTDLRWVRVNASLERINGVPEEAVLGRRVGEVLPALDVEAIESRMRRVLRTGEPLLDQQTVGRTAADSEDHAYSESYHRIEDANGRVLGLAISVLDVSERQRAAAEVAKARERLAVIADAGVRIGTTLDLSQTAHELADVAVPELADLAAVDVLDSVANPGGTAPVRADDSLGFQALALKTSRPTDAIKAAEPVDASALYSSFRMITQCVREARPILLEHVTGTEIRRIAGDDSAAETLRRAGVHSYLAAPLMARGEVLGTLSLCRTVNPRPFDDQDLTLATELAARAAICIDNARLYGRERNTALTLQRSLLPQDPPHYGDIEIASRYLPAISEVGGDWFDVLPLKDGKVGLVVGDVMGKGVHAAAIMGQLRTATRALARLDLPPAELLHHLDDLTASLGDSDMLATCIYVVCDPRHGRCEVSRAGHLPPVLVEPDGKAAFLDIAGGVPLGVGGVPFTVEERELGEGALLALFTDGLVESHAMPVDAGLQNLLRLLDGTRLPLEETCDMLLGALNREPEDDVALLLARRRS, encoded by the coding sequence ATGCCTGAGCGAGAGACCCGGACTGGGAACGGCCGGCAGGACCGCATCACTGCTGCGCCTGGTGGGCTGCTGGACGTGCTGCGGGTGGCGGCCCTGGTCCTGGGCAGCGACGGCCGGATCGCGCTGTGGAGCCCCGAAGCCGAGTCGTTGCTCGGGTTCTCCGCCGCGGAAGCGCTGGGCCAGGACGCGGGCGCACTGCTCGTGGCCCCGGAGAACCGGGCACGGGCTCACGAGCTGTTCGATCGCGTGCGCACGGGTGCGCGCTGGGCGGGGGTCTTTCCGGTGCGGCACAAGGACGGCTCCACGCGCCGGGTGGAGTTCCGCACCATGCCACTGCGCGATGCCCGTGGCGACATCCACGCCCTCGGTCTGGGCACCGACGCCGAGACCGTACGGAACGTGGAGCGGGACCTGGCCCTGTCCCACATCCTGGTCAGCCAGTCGCCGGTGGGCATCGCGGTCTTCGACACCGACCTGCGGTGGGTGCGTGTCAATGCGTCACTGGAACGCATCAACGGCGTCCCCGAGGAGGCCGTGCTGGGCCGCCGCGTCGGTGAGGTGCTGCCGGCCCTCGACGTGGAGGCCATCGAGTCGCGGATGCGGCGGGTCCTCCGGACCGGTGAGCCGCTACTGGATCAGCAGACGGTCGGCCGAACGGCCGCCGACAGCGAGGATCACGCGTACTCGGAGTCGTACCACCGGATCGAGGACGCGAACGGGCGTGTGCTGGGCCTGGCGATTTCGGTACTCGACGTCTCCGAGCGGCAGCGGGCGGCGGCCGAGGTCGCGAAAGCGCGGGAGCGTCTGGCGGTGATAGCCGACGCCGGCGTCCGCATCGGTACCACGCTCGACCTGAGCCAGACGGCACATGAGCTCGCGGACGTGGCTGTTCCGGAGCTTGCCGACCTCGCGGCCGTCGACGTACTCGACTCGGTGGCCAACCCCGGAGGCACGGCCCCGGTGCGGGCGGACGACTCCCTCGGCTTTCAGGCGCTCGCCCTCAAAACAAGCCGTCCCACCGATGCGATCAAGGCCGCGGAGCCAGTGGACGCGTCCGCCCTGTACAGCTCCTTCCGGATGATCACCCAGTGTGTACGAGAGGCACGGCCGATCCTGCTGGAACACGTGACCGGCACGGAGATACGGCGTATCGCCGGGGACGACTCCGCCGCCGAGACGCTGCGGCGCGCAGGCGTCCACTCCTATCTGGCCGCTCCCCTCATGGCCCGCGGCGAGGTGCTGGGCACGCTCAGCCTGTGCCGCACGGTGAACCCCCGGCCGTTCGACGACCAGGACCTCACCCTTGCCACCGAACTGGCCGCGCGCGCCGCCATCTGCATCGACAACGCGCGGCTGTACGGACGCGAACGCAACACCGCACTCACTCTCCAGCGCAGCCTGCTGCCCCAGGACCCACCGCACTACGGCGACATCGAGATCGCCTCCCGCTATCTGCCCGCGATCAGCGAGGTCGGCGGGGACTGGTTCGATGTGCTTCCCCTCAAGGACGGCAAGGTCGGCCTCGTCGTCGGCGACGTGATGGGCAAGGGCGTGCACGCCGCGGCGATCATGGGCCAGCTCCGCACCGCCACCCGCGCCCTCGCCCGGCTCGACCTGCCTCCGGCCGAGCTGCTGCACCACCTCGACGACCTCACCGCCTCCCTCGGCGACTCCGACATGCTGGCCACCTGTATCTACGTCGTCTGCGACCCGAGGCACGGCCGATGCGAAGTCTCCCGCGCGGGCCACCTGCCACCGGTACTGGTGGAACCGGACGGGAAAGCCGCGTTCCTCGACATCGCCGGCGGGGTGCCGCTCGGGGTGGGCGGCGTGCCGTTCACCGTCGAGGAGCGCGAACTCGGCGAAGGCGCACTGCTCGCACTGTTCACGGACGGCCTGGTGGAAAGCCACGCAATGCCCGTCGACGCAGGGCTGCAGAACCTGCTACGCCTGCTGGACGGCACCCGCCTCCCCCTGGAAGAGACCTGCGACATGCTGCTCGGCGCCCTGAACCGCGAGCCGGAGGACGACGTGGCGCTGCTCCTCGCCCGGCGCAGGAGTTGA
- a CDS encoding DMT family transporter produces MSALALSVLLSFVSAVAYAGGAIVQERVAVSSPGRVYAPLRRPGWWAAVGLNGLGGLLHVVALAYGPLSLVQPLGALTIVFALPMAALFVGRRAGATAWRGAIMATVGLAGLLSLVGSADVQSLDNAQRVLVAVVSAGAVAALMVTARAAHRHPAVRSILLAVASGVAFGMASVFTKTVAVDWTDGVALSDVPTLAVIGVFAAAGLLLSQAAYRSGGLAAPLATLTVVNPVVAAAVGITMFGETFRYGTTGTLLALGCGVVAAGGLILLTTERLGDEVQAERTDEDVTVTAADRESLALEKLLAGLPRQSAEVPDTVGDAIDLDERVVVPAPFLGSGATDGDDAPPGLLLRPFHDELYVPRALLDRHRDRHRDRVKS; encoded by the coding sequence ATGAGCGCCCTCGCGTTGTCCGTACTCCTGTCGTTCGTCTCCGCCGTCGCGTATGCGGGCGGGGCGATCGTCCAGGAGCGAGTCGCGGTGTCCTCGCCCGGCCGGGTCTACGCGCCGCTGCGCCGGCCGGGCTGGTGGGCCGCCGTCGGGCTGAACGGCCTCGGCGGGCTGCTGCACGTGGTGGCCCTGGCCTACGGCCCGCTGAGCCTGGTGCAGCCGCTGGGCGCGCTGACCATCGTCTTCGCCCTGCCCATGGCGGCGCTCTTCGTGGGCCGCAGGGCCGGCGCCACGGCCTGGCGGGGCGCGATCATGGCGACGGTGGGTCTGGCGGGCCTGCTCTCCCTGGTCGGCTCGGCCGACGTGCAGTCGCTGGACAACGCCCAGCGGGTGCTGGTGGCCGTGGTCAGCGCCGGTGCGGTGGCCGCGCTGATGGTGACGGCGCGCGCGGCGCACCGGCACCCGGCGGTGCGCAGCATCCTGCTGGCGGTCGCCTCCGGTGTCGCGTTCGGCATGGCCTCGGTCTTCACGAAGACGGTCGCCGTGGACTGGACGGACGGCGTCGCCCTCTCCGACGTGCCGACCCTCGCCGTCATCGGTGTCTTCGCCGCGGCCGGTCTGCTGCTGTCCCAGGCCGCCTACCGGAGCGGCGGCCTCGCGGCCCCGCTCGCCACGCTGACCGTGGTGAACCCGGTGGTGGCGGCCGCCGTCGGCATCACGATGTTCGGCGAGACGTTCCGCTACGGCACGACCGGCACCCTCCTCGCACTGGGCTGCGGAGTCGTCGCGGCGGGCGGTCTGATCCTGCTGACCACCGAGCGCCTCGGCGACGAGGTCCAGGCGGAGCGGACCGACGAGGACGTCACGGTCACGGCCGCCGACCGGGAGTCGCTCGCCCTGGAAAAGCTGCTCGCGGGGCTGCCGCGGCAGTCCGCCGAGGTGCCGGACACCGTCGGCGACGCGATCGACCTGGACGAGCGCGTGGTCGTCCCGGCCCCGTTCCTGGGAAGCGGCGCCACGGACGGGGACGACGCTCCGCCCGGACTGCTGCTGCGGCCGTTCCACGACGAGCTGTATGTGCCGAGGGCGCTCCTCGACCGTCATCGCGACCGGCATCGCGACCGCGTGAAATCCTGA
- a CDS encoding GNAT family N-acetyltransferase gives MSDVQIRDDRAAGRLEALTGDELAGHIQYFVLESPRGALVPVHTIVEPAHEGKGVAGSLARELYGIAAREGIVVAPLCPYVVRWAERHPEEAPAADPELLRAAKDWLLAHPEGF, from the coding sequence ATGAGCGACGTACAGATCCGCGACGACCGGGCGGCCGGCCGGCTGGAGGCCCTCACCGGCGACGAACTGGCCGGTCACATCCAGTACTTCGTCCTCGAATCCCCGCGGGGCGCGCTCGTACCGGTCCACACGATCGTCGAGCCCGCGCACGAGGGCAAGGGTGTCGCGGGCTCGCTGGCCCGGGAGTTGTACGGCATCGCGGCCCGCGAGGGCATCGTCGTCGCGCCCCTGTGCCCGTACGTCGTCAGGTGGGCCGAACGCCACCCCGAGGAGGCGCCGGCCGCCGATCCGGAGCTGCTGCGGGCCGCGAAGGACTGGCTTCTCGCCCATCCCGAGGGGTTCTGA
- the panD gene encoding aspartate 1-decarboxylase, giving the protein MLRTMFKSKIHRATVTQADLHYVGSVTIDADLLDAADLLPGELVHIVDITNGARLETYVIEGERGSGVVGINGAAAHLVHPGDLVIIISYAQVSDAEARTLEPRVVHVDRDNRIVALGSDASEPVPGSDQRRSPQAATL; this is encoded by the coding sequence ATGCTGCGTACCATGTTCAAGTCCAAGATCCACCGTGCCACGGTCACCCAGGCCGACCTGCACTATGTCGGATCCGTGACCATCGACGCCGACCTGCTCGACGCCGCCGACCTGCTGCCGGGCGAGCTCGTGCACATCGTGGACATCACCAACGGCGCCCGGCTGGAGACGTACGTCATCGAGGGCGAGCGCGGCTCGGGGGTCGTCGGGATCAACGGTGCCGCGGCCCATCTCGTGCACCCCGGAGACCTGGTGATCATCATCAGTTACGCTCAGGTCTCCGACGCCGAGGCCCGCACCCTGGAGCCCAGGGTCGTGCACGTGGACCGCGACAACCGGATCGTGGCCCTGGGCTCGGACGCGTCCGAGCCGGTCCCGGGTTCGGACCAGCGGCGCAGCCCGCAGGCCGCCACCCTCTGA
- a CDS encoding transglycosylase family protein: protein MAVRGRHRRYQPNRINRASLTVTAGGAGMALPLIGTGVAEAADAETWDKVAACESTSDWNINTGNGYYGGLQFSQSTWEAFGGTAYAARADLATKEQQIAIAEKVLDGQGPDAWPVCSARAGLTIEDVKPQTTPQSQAGKVEMYTVVRGDTLSEIADSREVRGGWRKLYEANRRTIGSDPDVIVPGQRLSLNTAGQKKDPKKEQKKEQRKEQQKEQQKEQKKVQKEQKEQTSERRQESASFVAPVSASLGTPYRASGSSWSKGYHTGVDFPVATGSTVKSVAAGEVVSSGWGGSFGYQVVIRHGDGRYTQYAHLSAISVKTGQNVGAGQRIGRSGSTGNSSGPHLHFEVRTGPGFGSDIDPIAYLRAGGVRI from the coding sequence ATGGCCGTACGCGGTCGGCACCGCCGGTACCAGCCGAACAGGATCAACCGCGCCTCACTCACCGTCACGGCGGGCGGCGCGGGAATGGCGCTCCCGCTGATCGGCACCGGGGTCGCGGAGGCGGCCGATGCCGAGACCTGGGACAAGGTCGCGGCCTGCGAGTCCACCAGCGACTGGAACATCAACACCGGGAACGGCTACTACGGCGGCCTGCAGTTCAGCCAGTCCACCTGGGAGGCCTTCGGCGGTACGGCCTACGCCGCCCGCGCGGACCTGGCCACCAAGGAACAGCAGATCGCGATCGCCGAGAAGGTCCTCGACGGACAGGGCCCCGACGCCTGGCCCGTGTGCTCGGCCCGCGCGGGCCTCACGATCGAGGACGTGAAGCCGCAGACCACGCCCCAGTCGCAGGCCGGCAAGGTCGAGATGTACACGGTGGTCCGGGGCGACACCCTCTCCGAGATCGCCGACTCCCGCGAGGTCAGGGGCGGTTGGCGCAAGCTCTACGAGGCCAACCGCAGGACCATCGGCTCCGATCCGGACGTGATAGTCCCCGGACAGAGGCTCAGCCTGAACACGGCGGGCCAGAAGAAGGACCCGAAGAAGGAACAGAAGAAAGAGCAACGGAAAGAGCAGCAGAAAGAACAGCAGAAAGAACAGAAGAAGGTCCAGAAGGAGCAGAAGGAGCAGACGTCCGAGCGGCGGCAGGAGTCGGCGTCCTTCGTCGCCCCCGTCAGCGCCTCCCTCGGCACGCCCTACCGCGCCTCGGGCTCCTCCTGGTCGAAGGGCTACCACACGGGCGTCGACTTCCCCGTGGCGACCGGCAGCACCGTGAAGTCCGTGGCCGCCGGGGAGGTCGTCAGCTCGGGCTGGGGCGGTTCCTTCGGCTACCAGGTGGTGATCCGCCACGGCGACGGCCGCTACACGCAGTACGCCCATCTGTCGGCGATCTCCGTGAAGACCGGCCAGAACGTGGGCGCGGGCCAGCGCATAGGCCGCTCGGGCTCCACGGGCAACAGCTCGGGCCCGCATCTGCACTTCGAGGTGCGGACGGGGCCCGGCTTCGGCAGCGACATCGATCCGATCGCCTATCTGCGGGCGGGAGGGGTTCGGATCTGA
- the glgC gene encoding glucose-1-phosphate adenylyltransferase, whose protein sequence is MRRGGPSVLGIVLAGGEGKRLMPLTADRAKPAVTFGGTYRLVDFVLSNLVNADILRICVLTQYKSHSLDRHITTTWRMSSLLGNYVTPVPAQQRLGPRWYLGSADALLQSLNLVHDEQPEYVAVFGADHVYRMDPRQMLTQHIEGGAGVTVAGIRVPRTESSSFGVITPGSDGRTVERFLEKPADPPGLADDPETVFASMGNYLFTTKALVEALQRDAEDEDSVHDMGGSILPQLTERGEAQLYDFSANHVPGETTRDQGYWRDVGTLDAYYDAHMDLIAERPAFNLFNRSWPIYTSSGQLSPARFNAGGIASESIISAGCLIRGQVTRSVLSPGVVVDPGAVVQGSVLHDNVHIGRGAVVRGAVLDKNVQVPPGATIGVNPERDAELYTVSRGGVIALGKGQQVP, encoded by the coding sequence ATGCGGCGCGGTGGACCTTCGGTGCTGGGAATCGTACTGGCGGGCGGTGAGGGCAAGAGGCTGATGCCCCTGACCGCCGACCGCGCGAAACCAGCGGTGACTTTCGGCGGAACATACCGCCTGGTGGACTTCGTCCTCTCCAACCTCGTCAACGCGGACATCCTGCGCATCTGCGTGCTCACGCAGTACAAGTCGCACTCGCTGGACCGGCACATCACCACGACCTGGCGGATGTCGAGCCTGCTGGGCAACTACGTCACGCCGGTCCCGGCCCAGCAGCGGCTCGGCCCGCGCTGGTATCTGGGCAGTGCGGACGCGCTCCTGCAGTCCCTGAACCTGGTGCACGACGAACAGCCGGAGTACGTCGCCGTGTTCGGCGCCGATCACGTCTACCGCATGGACCCCCGCCAGATGCTGACGCAGCACATCGAGGGCGGCGCGGGCGTGACGGTGGCCGGCATCCGCGTACCGCGCACGGAGTCGTCGTCCTTCGGTGTGATCACCCCCGGCTCCGACGGCCGGACCGTGGAGCGCTTCCTGGAGAAGCCGGCCGACCCGCCGGGCCTGGCCGACGACCCCGAAACCGTGTTCGCCTCGATGGGCAACTACCTCTTCACCACCAAGGCCCTGGTGGAGGCGCTCCAGCGGGACGCCGAGGACGAGGACTCCGTCCACGACATGGGCGGCTCGATCCTGCCCCAGCTCACCGAACGGGGCGAGGCCCAGCTCTACGACTTCAGCGCCAACCACGTGCCCGGCGAGACCACCCGCGACCAGGGCTACTGGCGGGACGTCGGCACGCTCGACGCCTACTACGACGCCCATATGGACCTCATCGCCGAGCGCCCCGCCTTCAACCTCTTCAACCGCAGCTGGCCCATCTACACCAGCTCCGGCCAGCTCTCCCCGGCCCGGTTCAACGCGGGCGGCATCGCCAGCGAGTCGATCATCAGTGCGGGCTGTCTGATCCGCGGCCAGGTGACGAGGTCCGTGCTGTCCCCGGGAGTCGTCGTCGACCCGGGCGCCGTCGTCCAGGGCTCGGTCCTGCACGACAACGTCCACATCGGGCGGGGCGCGGTCGTACGGGGCGCCGTGCTCGACAAGAACGTCCAGGTGCCCCCGGGTGCGACCATCGGAGTCAATCCCGAGCGGGACGCCGAGCTCTACACCGTCTCCCGGGGCGGAGTGATCGCCCTGGGCAAGGGGCAGCAGGTGCCGTAG